A genomic segment from Kallotenue papyrolyticum encodes:
- a CDS encoding phytoene desaturase, with translation MRIVVIGSGFGGLAAAIRLRRRGHEVLVLEKRDKPGGRAYVYEQDGFRFDGGPTVITAPWLIEELFTDCGRRMQDYVQLVPVDPFYRIFFHDGATFDYTGDSERMAEQIARFNPADVPGYREFVRRTERIFEVGFMRLSDQPFLHAWDMARIVPAMIRLQSYRTVYGFVSQFVRDERVRQVLSFHPLLVGGNPFQTTSIYTLIHFLERKWGVFFAMGGTGALVQALVRLLTEIGGELRLNCEVEEILIDARGRARGVRLADGREERADVVVCNGEVGFAYHKLLPPRYRRTWTDARLARTRYSMSLVVIYFGTDRQYRGTDGPQLKHHDIILGPRYKPLLDDIFTRKRLADDFSLYLHMPTLTDPSLAPPGCEAFYVLAPVPHLGDGTDWRVQARPYRDRIMRFLEQHYLPDLQRHLVTEHMITPLHFYETLNSYLGSAFSVEPLLRQSAYFRPHNRSEDVPNLYFVGAGTHPGAGLPGVLSTARIAEKLICGGYAPPMAPVGAA, from the coding sequence ATGCGCATTGTAGTAATCGGCAGCGGCTTTGGTGGGCTGGCAGCGGCGATTCGCCTCCGGCGGCGCGGCCACGAGGTGCTGGTGCTGGAGAAACGCGACAAGCCGGGTGGCCGCGCCTATGTGTACGAGCAGGACGGCTTTCGCTTCGACGGCGGACCAACGGTGATCACTGCGCCCTGGCTGATCGAGGAGCTGTTTACTGACTGCGGTCGGCGTATGCAAGACTATGTGCAGTTGGTACCGGTCGATCCCTTCTACCGCATCTTCTTCCACGACGGCGCGACCTTCGACTACACCGGCGATTCCGAGCGCATGGCCGAACAGATTGCGCGCTTCAACCCGGCCGATGTCCCCGGCTATCGCGAGTTTGTGCGCCGCACCGAGCGCATCTTTGAGGTCGGGTTTATGCGCCTGAGCGATCAACCCTTTCTCCACGCCTGGGACATGGCGCGCATCGTCCCGGCCATGATCCGCCTGCAATCCTACCGTACGGTGTATGGGTTTGTTAGCCAGTTCGTGCGCGACGAGCGCGTGCGCCAGGTGCTCTCGTTCCATCCACTGCTGGTGGGCGGGAACCCGTTCCAAACCACGTCGATCTACACGCTAATCCATTTTCTGGAGCGCAAATGGGGCGTGTTCTTCGCTATGGGCGGCACCGGCGCGCTGGTGCAGGCGCTGGTGCGGCTGCTGACCGAGATCGGCGGCGAGTTGCGCCTGAACTGTGAGGTAGAGGAGATCCTGATCGATGCGCGAGGCCGCGCGCGCGGTGTGCGTCTGGCCGATGGCCGCGAAGAACGCGCCGATGTGGTGGTGTGCAACGGCGAGGTCGGCTTCGCCTACCACAAGCTGCTGCCGCCGCGCTACCGCCGCACCTGGACCGATGCGCGCCTGGCGCGCACGCGCTACTCCATGTCGCTGGTGGTGATCTACTTCGGCACCGATCGGCAGTATCGCGGCACGGACGGCCCGCAGCTCAAACACCACGATATCATCCTCGGTCCGCGCTACAAGCCGTTGTTGGACGATATCTTTACACGCAAGCGGTTGGCCGATGATTTCTCGCTCTATCTGCACATGCCCACGCTGACCGATCCGTCGCTGGCGCCGCCGGGCTGCGAAGCCTTCTATGTGCTGGCGCCGGTGCCGCACCTGGGCGACGGCACCGACTGGCGTGTTCAGGCACGCCCCTATCGCGACCGGATCATGCGCTTCCTGGAGCAGCACTACCTGCCCGATCTCCAGCGTCACCTGGTGACCGAGCATATGATCACGCCGCTGCACTTTTACGAAACGCTGAACTCGTACCTGGGCAGCGCCTTTTCGGTCGAGCCGTTGCTACGCCAATCGGCCTACTTCCGCCCACACAACCGCAGCGAGGATGTCCCCAACCTCTACTTTGTTGGCGCCGGCACGCACCCGGGCGCCGGTCTGCCGGGTGTGCTGTCCACGGCGCGCATCGCCGAGAAGCTGATCTGTGGTGGCTATGCACCGCCCATGGCGCCGGTCGGCGCGGCCTAG
- a CDS encoding RING finger protein gives MAETQSPVSDEARGLVRAGQAAMRVGDYEAARTAFERAAALEPNNQEARDGLREAQRRLQQAQRPAAEEQVEYCYRHPNVETALHCTACGRPICARCSTPAAVGQLCPECRRGRRPINYQVAPLDLIKGALVGLVVATLVTALVGFIGAFLGLFLFLLIFAIGPAAAEIIVRSVEWATGNKRGRPIQITVGTAMVLGGVLAYLFAPVNPLAVLLFLLVGVSTAVARLR, from the coding sequence ATGGCCGAGACGCAATCTCCCGTCAGCGACGAAGCCCGCGGCCTGGTACGCGCCGGACAGGCGGCCATGCGCGTGGGCGATTACGAAGCGGCGCGCACAGCGTTTGAGCGCGCAGCAGCCCTGGAACCGAACAATCAGGAAGCGCGTGATGGGCTGCGCGAGGCGCAGCGGCGCCTGCAGCAGGCACAGCGCCCGGCGGCGGAGGAGCAGGTGGAATACTGCTACCGCCATCCCAACGTTGAAACGGCGCTGCACTGCACCGCCTGCGGCCGTCCGATCTGTGCACGCTGCTCGACGCCAGCAGCAGTGGGGCAGCTCTGCCCCGAATGTCGGCGCGGACGCCGTCCGATCAACTACCAGGTTGCGCCGCTCGACCTGATCAAAGGCGCGCTGGTGGGACTGGTCGTCGCCACGCTGGTCACGGCGCTGGTCGGCTTCATCGGCGCGTTTCTGGGCTTGTTCCTGTTCCTACTGATCTTCGCCATCGGCCCGGCGGCAGCCGAGATCATCGTACGCAGCGTGGAGTGGGCTACCGGCAACAAGCGTGGTCGCCCGATCCAGATCACGGTTGGCACGGCGATGGTGCTGGGTGGTGTGCTCGCCTACCTGTTCGCGCCGGTCAATCCGCTGGCGGTGCTGCTGTTTCTGCTGGTCGGCGTCAGCACCGCGGTTGCGCGCTTGCGCTAG
- the nusA gene encoding transcription termination factor NusA, with amino-acid sequence MKSDFYAAISQIAAERGIPREAVQEVVEQALLKAYERYLGRELPPLKVEVKIDPISGEARVFAEKQIVETKDDIADEHFEIDLEAARKIRPDAQVGETVMVESTPRDFGRIAAQNAKQVVLQRIKEVERDYVYSEFMDREGEIVTATVQRFARGNNVILELGKAEAVLPPKEQSPADRYYQGQRLKVYLQEIKREDRGPRLIVSRSSKELIKRLFEMEVPEIYNGAVEIKAIAREPGVRSKVAVAARQEGVDPVGSCVGMRGMRIQNIVNELNGEKIDVVQWSPDIRTFIANALSPAQAIEVQLNDAEKSAVVIVPDKQQSLAIGKEGQNVRLAAKLTGWRIDIKSASELLEEERKLAEAREAAQAEALARESALALAPIEYRQVQPNGTVPYQGMELGPLPAELIGQTVEIRAVHDTINISYKGKLIASYIVADEA; translated from the coding sequence ATGAAGAGCGATTTCTACGCCGCGATCTCGCAGATCGCTGCCGAGCGAGGCATTCCACGCGAGGCGGTCCAGGAGGTTGTGGAGCAGGCGCTGCTCAAAGCCTACGAGCGTTATCTCGGCAGAGAGCTGCCGCCGCTGAAAGTGGAGGTCAAGATTGACCCGATCTCTGGCGAGGCACGCGTATTCGCGGAAAAGCAGATCGTCGAGACCAAGGACGATATTGCCGACGAACACTTCGAGATCGATCTCGAAGCCGCGCGCAAGATTCGCCCCGACGCGCAGGTGGGCGAGACAGTGATGGTCGAGTCGACGCCCAGAGATTTCGGGCGTATCGCCGCACAAAACGCTAAGCAGGTCGTGCTGCAACGCATCAAGGAAGTTGAGCGCGACTATGTCTATAGCGAGTTCATGGATCGCGAGGGCGAGATCGTCACCGCCACCGTCCAGCGCTTCGCCCGCGGCAACAACGTCATCCTGGAGCTGGGCAAGGCCGAAGCTGTGCTGCCGCCCAAGGAACAGAGCCCGGCGGATCGCTACTACCAGGGGCAGCGCCTGAAGGTCTACCTGCAAGAGATCAAGCGTGAAGATCGCGGCCCACGGCTGATCGTCTCGCGCTCGAGCAAAGAGCTGATCAAGCGCCTGTTCGAGATGGAGGTTCCCGAGATCTACAACGGCGCGGTCGAGATCAAAGCGATTGCGCGCGAGCCGGGCGTGCGCTCCAAGGTCGCCGTCGCCGCGCGGCAGGAAGGCGTCGATCCAGTCGGCTCATGCGTCGGCATGCGCGGCATGCGCATTCAAAACATCGTCAACGAGCTGAACGGCGAGAAGATCGACGTGGTGCAGTGGTCGCCTGATATTCGCACCTTCATTGCCAACGCGCTCTCCCCGGCGCAGGCGATCGAGGTGCAGCTCAACGACGCCGAGAAGTCGGCGGTGGTGATCGTGCCCGACAAACAACAGTCACTGGCGATCGGCAAGGAAGGCCAGAACGTACGCCTAGCGGCCAAGCTCACCGGCTGGCGCATCGACATCAAGAGCGCCTCCGAGCTGCTGGAGGAGGAGCGCAAGCTGGCCGAAGCGCGTGAGGCAGCCCAAGCCGAGGCGTTGGCACGTGAGTCGGCACTGGCGCTGGCACCGATCGAGTACCGCCAGGTGCAGCCCAACGGCACGGTGCCCTACCAGGGCATGGAGCTTGGCCCGCTGCCCGCCGAGCTGATCGGCCAGACCGTCGAGATTCGCGCCGTGCACGACACGATCAATATCTCGTACAAGGGCAAGCTGATCGCCAGTTATATTGTTGCCGACGAAGCGTAG
- the rnpM gene encoding RNase P modulator RnpM, whose translation MAKQRQPARPKHVPQRTCIACRKVDAKRGLTRLVRLPDGRVAIDPTGKRAGRGAYLCAERGCWELALKRKAVERALRLERLHDEDRAMLAAHAQTLPQGEASDKLEAASVSAM comes from the coding sequence ATGGCAAAGCAACGCCAGCCGGCGCGGCCGAAGCATGTGCCGCAGCGCACCTGTATCGCTTGTCGCAAGGTCGATGCCAAGCGCGGGCTGACCCGCCTGGTACGCCTGCCCGATGGCCGCGTAGCGATCGATCCTACCGGTAAACGCGCCGGGCGCGGCGCGTACCTGTGCGCCGAGCGCGGATGCTGGGAGCTGGCGCTTAAGCGCAAAGCGGTCGAGCGCGCGCTCAGGCTCGAGCGCCTGCACGACGAGGATCGCGCCATGCTGGCGGCGCACGCACAGACGCTGCCGCAGGGCGAGGCATCTGATAAGCTTGAAGCTGCTTCGGTGTCGGCGATGTAA
- the infB gene encoding translation initiation factor IF-2 produces MSIPLKRRDAPAEDATKRPDRGSGKPQGGQRSPQPAQRSPGAAPSTPQRAQRDGAPRNAPTGNQRGQQAQRAPQGRGPGQNGQRGPQGRGAPQGGRGPQGRGAPQGGRGPQGRGPQGGRAAPTAVTRGPVRPRGPVELPPTMTIRELSEALGVGAADILRELLKNGVMTNINAQIDYETAALIAAEFGIETSELKPEKPAGIYESVAEALAEEKPADLRPRPPVVTIMGHVDHGKTKLLDAIRSTRVAEGEAGGITQHIGAYQVEVQGRKITFLDTPGHEAFTAMRARGAQVTDIVVLVVAADDGVMPQTLEAIAHVKAANVPMIVAINKIDVPGANPDRVRQELAAADVLVEQWGGDVPCVEVSAKNKINIDGLLELILLVADIHEFKANPNRPAIGTIIEAELDKSRGPVATVLVQNGTLRLDDIVLAGATYGRVRTMFNDAGKRLRHAEPSTPVEILGLDNVPQAGDILQVVDSIELAREIAAQRARQRQAEATAGPSKAIGLDDLYAKIQAGQVREFNILLKADVTGSIGAIEHALAQLNQKHSEVQLRVIHSGTGAITESDVNLAIASKAIIIGFNARPDPAARRLAEQSGIEIRFYNIIYHLLEDLEQALVGMLAPEEREVINGYAEVRNTFRLPSREVVAGLYVTDGKISRNDRVRVLRNGVVIHDGRLSSLKRFKDDVREVQAGYECGAIIEGFNDVQVGDTMEFYRTEKVERSA; encoded by the coding sequence ATGAGTATTCCTTTGAAGCGACGTGATGCCCCTGCAGAAGACGCAACCAAGCGCCCGGACCGCGGGTCCGGCAAGCCGCAGGGCGGCCAGCGCTCGCCACAACCAGCCCAACGTTCGCCGGGCGCCGCCCCGAGCACGCCCCAACGTGCCCAGCGTGATGGCGCGCCGCGCAACGCACCCACCGGCAATCAGCGCGGCCAGCAGGCCCAGCGCGCGCCGCAAGGGCGTGGCCCGGGGCAGAATGGTCAGCGCGGGCCCCAGGGCCGGGGCGCGCCACAGGGCGGACGCGGCCCCCAGGGCCGGGGCGCGCCGCAGGGCGGACGCGGCCCCCAGGGCCGGGGCCCCCAGGGCGGGCGCGCAGCGCCGACGGCCGTCACGCGCGGGCCGGTGCGGCCCCGCGGGCCGGTCGAACTGCCGCCGACCATGACCATCCGCGAGCTGAGTGAAGCGCTCGGTGTTGGCGCCGCCGACATTCTGCGCGAACTGCTCAAAAACGGCGTGATGACCAACATCAACGCGCAGATCGATTACGAAACTGCCGCGCTCATTGCCGCCGAGTTCGGGATTGAGACCAGCGAACTGAAGCCTGAAAAGCCGGCCGGCATTTACGAGTCGGTCGCCGAAGCGCTGGCCGAGGAGAAGCCTGCCGATCTGCGTCCGCGCCCGCCGGTGGTCACGATCATGGGCCACGTCGATCACGGCAAGACCAAGCTGCTCGACGCAATCCGCTCGACGCGCGTGGCCGAGGGCGAGGCCGGCGGCATCACGCAGCACATCGGTGCCTACCAGGTCGAGGTGCAGGGTCGCAAGATCACCTTTCTGGACACGCCCGGCCACGAGGCGTTTACCGCTATGCGCGCGCGGGGAGCGCAGGTCACCGACATCGTGGTGCTGGTGGTGGCCGCCGACGATGGCGTTATGCCCCAGACGCTGGAAGCGATCGCCCACGTCAAGGCCGCCAACGTACCGATGATCGTGGCGATCAACAAGATCGACGTGCCCGGCGCCAATCCCGACCGCGTGCGCCAGGAGCTGGCGGCCGCCGACGTACTGGTCGAGCAGTGGGGCGGCGACGTGCCCTGCGTCGAGGTCTCGGCCAAGAACAAGATCAACATCGACGGCCTACTGGAGCTGATCCTGCTGGTCGCCGACATTCACGAGTTCAAGGCTAATCCCAACCGCCCGGCGATCGGCACGATCATCGAGGCCGAGCTAGATAAGAGCCGTGGTCCGGTGGCGACCGTGCTGGTGCAGAACGGCACGCTGCGCCTGGACGACATCGTGCTGGCCGGCGCGACCTATGGCCGCGTGCGCACGATGTTCAACGATGCCGGCAAGCGCCTGCGCCATGCCGAACCGTCCACGCCCGTGGAGATCCTGGGCCTGGACAATGTGCCGCAGGCCGGCGACATCCTGCAGGTCGTCGATTCGATCGAGCTGGCACGTGAGATCGCGGCGCAACGGGCCCGCCAGCGGCAGGCCGAAGCAACGGCCGGGCCGAGCAAGGCCATCGGTCTCGACGATCTGTACGCCAAGATCCAGGCCGGCCAGGTGCGCGAGTTCAACATCCTGCTCAAAGCCGACGTCACCGGCTCGATCGGCGCGATCGAACACGCGCTGGCGCAGCTCAACCAGAAGCACAGCGAGGTGCAGTTGCGCGTGATCCACTCCGGCACGGGCGCGATCACCGAGTCGGACGTCAACCTGGCGATCGCCTCTAAAGCGATCATCATCGGCTTCAATGCCCGTCCCGACCCGGCGGCACGGCGGCTGGCCGAGCAGAGCGGCATCGAGATCCGCTTCTACAACATCATTTACCATCTGCTGGAGGATCTCGAACAGGCGCTGGTGGGCATGCTGGCGCCCGAAGAGCGCGAGGTGATCAACGGCTACGCCGAGGTGCGCAACACCTTCCGCCTGCCCAGCCGCGAGGTGGTGGCCGGTCTGTATGTAACCGATGGCAAGATCAGCCGCAACGATCGCGTGCGCGTGCTGCGCAACGGCGTGGTGATCCACGATGGTCGGCTGTCGTCGCTCAAGCGCTTCAAGGACGACGTGCGCGAGGTGCAGGCCGGCTACGAGTGCGGCGCGATCATCGAAGGCTTCAACGACGTGCAGGTCGGCGATACGATGGAGTTCTATCGCACCGAAAAGGTCGAACGCAGCGCCTGA
- the rbfA gene encoding 30S ribosome-binding factor RbfA — protein sequence MSKRTEQVGDEIQRILGEVIQTELKDPRIGFVTVTGVTVTPDLLRANVRVSIMGDEQQRRETMRVLERAKGYLRRRVGEELTLRQVPEIKLHLDTSLDHALRINELLRQIEHERQAPPEAAEESQRESTD from the coding sequence ATGTCAAAGCGAACCGAACAAGTCGGCGACGAAATCCAACGCATTCTGGGCGAGGTCATTCAGACCGAGCTCAAAGATCCGCGCATCGGCTTTGTGACCGTCACCGGCGTGACGGTCACGCCTGATCTGCTGCGCGCCAATGTGCGCGTGTCGATCATGGGCGATGAGCAGCAGCGACGCGAAACGATGCGCGTGCTGGAGCGCGCTAAGGGCTATCTGCGTCGGCGCGTAGGCGAGGAGCTGACGCTGCGGCAGGTGCCGGAGATCAAGCTGCACCTCGACACCTCGCTCGATCACGCGCTGCGCATCAACGAGCTGTTGCGGCAGATCGAGCACGAGCGCCAGGCACCGCCCGAAGCGGCCGAGGAGTCGCAGCGTGAGAGCACCGATTGA
- a CDS encoding class I SAM-dependent methyltransferase yields MRAPIETLPADASAQVDPYFKKRIAYTFRGERFVFDIGHTLFSSFDVDEGTEVLLRFLQPSAPRVILDLGCGYGPIGIILARLYPAAQVILADRDLLAVRYAQRNLELNQIANAQVVGSVGMQHVPDLPYDLIVSNIPAKIGEQAIEAEFLLEPYRRLQPGGEYWFVVVSGLNHLIPRLGQRHQLRLKEVKKRAGHAVYQLRKPAP; encoded by the coding sequence GTGAGAGCACCGATTGAAACGCTGCCTGCGGATGCGAGCGCGCAGGTCGATCCCTATTTCAAAAAGCGCATCGCCTACACCTTCCGGGGCGAGCGCTTCGTCTTCGACATCGGCCACACGCTCTTCTCGTCGTTCGATGTGGACGAGGGCACCGAGGTGCTGCTGCGCTTTCTCCAGCCGTCCGCGCCGCGCGTGATCCTCGACCTGGGCTGCGGCTACGGTCCGATCGGTATCATCCTGGCGCGGCTCTACCCCGCCGCGCAGGTGATCCTGGCCGATCGCGATCTGCTGGCGGTGCGCTATGCGCAGCGCAACCTCGAGCTCAACCAGATCGCCAACGCACAGGTGGTCGGCAGCGTGGGCATGCAGCACGTGCCCGACCTGCCCTACGATCTGATCGTCTCCAACATCCCGGCCAAGATCGGCGAGCAGGCGATCGAGGCCGAGTTTTTGCTAGAGCCCTACCGGCGTCTGCAGCCTGGCGGCGAATACTGGTTTGTGGTTGTCAGTGGGCTGAACCATCTGATCCCACGCCTAGGCCAGCGCCACCAGCTACGGCTCAAGGAGGTCAAAAAACGCGCCGGGCACGCGGTCTATCAACTGCGCAAACCGGCGCCATGA
- a CDS encoding DHH family phosphoesterase: MLYTNAQQAAPAIAACVADKQHILLITHVNPDGDAVGSLLGLGLYWEQQGHQVTMLAPTPLPQYTHRLRSVERIRVYSESPVYQETLALPASVDLIALVDTGDIRRIARIYDEQRAYLEARPLIVIDHHATNIGEGMVNLVDASLSSTCELIYQLLRAWDARITPEIATALLMGIITDTQSFKTSNTTPSALRAAADLIELGGDRELIMKDVYANIPFETAKLLSLALSELRRDGAIAWTHVTQVMQRSVGANDDAASEVTEYIANLGGLKATALFKERRDGSVKVSLRSAPGVDVAAVAQQFGGGGHRQAAGATLPGPLHEAEERLLAALRAAVAAAS; the protein is encoded by the coding sequence ATGCTGTACACCAACGCACAACAGGCTGCGCCGGCGATCGCTGCCTGCGTGGCCGACAAACAGCACATTCTGCTGATCACGCATGTCAACCCTGACGGCGATGCGGTCGGATCGCTGCTGGGCCTGGGCCTCTACTGGGAGCAGCAGGGGCATCAGGTGACCATGCTGGCGCCCACGCCGCTGCCGCAGTACACGCACCGGCTGCGCAGCGTCGAGCGCATCCGCGTGTACAGCGAGTCGCCGGTGTATCAGGAGACCCTGGCGCTGCCCGCATCGGTCGATCTGATCGCGCTGGTAGACACCGGCGACATTCGCCGCATCGCGCGCATCTATGACGAGCAGCGCGCCTACCTAGAGGCGCGGCCGCTGATCGTGATCGACCATCATGCCACCAACATCGGCGAGGGCATGGTCAATCTGGTGGACGCGTCGCTGTCCTCGACCTGCGAGCTGATCTACCAGTTGCTACGCGCCTGGGATGCACGCATCACGCCGGAGATCGCCACGGCGCTGCTGATGGGCATCATCACCGACACGCAGAGCTTCAAGACTTCCAACACCACGCCGTCGGCGCTGCGCGCTGCCGCCGACCTGATCGAGCTGGGCGGCGACCGCGAGCTGATCATGAAGGATGTCTACGCCAACATCCCCTTTGAGACCGCCAAACTGCTGAGCCTGGCGCTGTCGGAGCTGCGTCGTGACGGCGCGATCGCCTGGACGCATGTCACGCAGGTGATGCAGCGCAGCGTCGGCGCCAACGATGATGCCGCCTCCGAGGTGACCGAGTACATCGCCAATCTGGGCGGGCTCAAAGCCACCGCCCTCTTCAAAGAACGGCGCGATGGTTCGGTCAAGGTCTCGCTGCGCTCGGCGCCGGGCGTGGATGTCGCGGCGGTGGCGCAGCAGTTCGGCGGCGGCGGCCACCGCCAGGCTGCGGGCGCGACCCTGCCGGGCCCACTCCACGAAGCCGAGGAGCGCCTGCTGGCAGCACTGCGCGCGGCGGTGGCCGCCGCCTCGTGA